A portion of the Patagioenas fasciata isolate bPatFas1 chromosome W, bPatFas1.hap1, whole genome shotgun sequence genome contains these proteins:
- the LOC139826358 gene encoding olfactory receptor 14J1-like: MSNSSSITQFLLLAFTDTRELQLLHFWLFLGIYLAALLGNGLIITTIAWDRHLHTPMYFFLLSLALLDLGSISTTVPKSMANSLWDTRVISYAGCATQLFLFFFLASAEFCLLTIMSYDRYVAICKPLHYGTLLGSRACVHMAAAAWATGFLYSLVHTANTFSLPLCKGNALGQFFCEIPQILKLSCSHSYLREIGLLAVCILVIFGCFVFIVVSYVQIFRAVLRIPSEQGRHKAFSTCLPHLAVVSLFLSTGMFAYLKPPSVSSPPLDLVVSVLYSVVPEAVNPLIYSMRNQELKDALRKLIS; this comes from the coding sequence atgtccaacagcagctccatcacccagttcctcctcctggcgttcacagacacacgggagctgcagctcttgcacttctggctcttcctgggcatctacctggctgccctcctgggcaacggcctcatcatcaccaccatagcctgggaccggcacctccacacccctatgtacttcttcctgctcagcctcgccctccttgacctgggctccatctccaccactgtccccaaatccatggccaactctctgtgggataccagggtcatttcctatgcagggtgtgctacacaactctttctgtttttctttttagcttcagcagaattttgtcttctgactatcatgtcctacgaccgctacgttgccatctgcaaacccctgcactacgggaccctcctgggcagcagagcttgtgtccacatggcagcagctgcctgggccactgggtttctctattccctggtgcacacggccaatacattttcactgccactgtgcaagggcaatgccctgggccagttcttctgtgaaatcccccagatcctcaagctctcctgctcacactcctacctcagggaaattgggcttcttgcggtttgtatattagtaatatttgggtgttttgtgttcattgtggtgtcctatgtgcagatcttcagagctgtgctgaggatcccctctgagcagggacggcacaaagccttttccacctgcctccctcacctggccgtggtctccctgtttctcagcactggcatgtttgcctacctgaagcccccctccgtcTCTTCCCCacccctggatctggtggtgtctgttctgtactcagtggtgcctgaagcagtgaaccccctcatctacagcatgaggaaccaggagctcaaggatgcccttaggaaactcatttcctag